Proteins found in one Nostoc sp. NIES-3756 genomic segment:
- a CDS encoding sugar transferase: MTAQSSLLSGKRRLQQNASSSMRSTVKRGQKTKTPKTKPKGLSLQGINGEFAKRLFDIVFSLLVLILFSPVYLILALLIALSSEGPIFYVQERIGQNYKPFNCIKFRTMVTNADEILVQMMETSPQLRQEFESSFKLKKDPRITKIGRFLRITSLDEFPQFWNVLKGDMSVVGPRPLVAEELPKYGHHIEQVLTIKPGITGLWQVSGRNDIPYPRRVQIDLHYVKSKTLWLDLWIILKTIDVVIMPKNNGAY, translated from the coding sequence ATGACTGCCCAGAGTTCACTCCTCTCCGGCAAACGACGCTTACAGCAAAATGCTAGCTCGTCTATGCGTTCTACTGTCAAGCGTGGTCAAAAAACAAAGACACCTAAAACCAAACCCAAAGGTTTGTCTTTGCAAGGTATAAACGGAGAGTTTGCGAAAAGACTTTTCGATATCGTGTTTTCGTTGTTGGTGTTGATTCTGTTCTCACCAGTCTACTTAATTTTGGCCTTGCTGATTGCTTTAAGCTCAGAAGGCCCAATTTTTTATGTCCAAGAAAGAATCGGTCAAAACTACAAACCCTTTAACTGCATTAAATTCCGGACGATGGTCACTAATGCTGACGAGATTCTCGTGCAGATGATGGAAACATCCCCTCAGTTGCGGCAGGAATTTGAAAGCAGCTTTAAGCTCAAAAAAGACCCCAGAATTACTAAAATTGGCAGATTTTTGCGCATTACTAGTTTGGATGAATTTCCCCAATTCTGGAACGTTTTAAAAGGAGATATGAGTGTTGTTGGCCCACGTCCTCTAGTCGCAGAAGAACTACCAAAATATGGTCATCATATTGAACAAGTTTTGACAATCAAACCAGGAATTACTGGATTATGGCAAGTTTCTGGACGTAATGACATTCCCTATCCCCGGCGAGTGCAAATTGATTTACATTATGTTAAATCTAAAACTCTTTGGTTGGATCTATGGATCATATTGAAAACAATTGATGTAGTAATCATGCCCAAGAATAACGGAGCGTACTAA
- a CDS encoding glycosyltransferase — MPLKYALVHEWLTPKATGGSELVVREILNHIDADLYALIDFESQNPESYLYQRQIGKTFLQHLPLARNGIQKYLPFLPLAIEQLDLRQYDVILSSSHAVAKGVLTTADQLHICYCHSPMRYAWDLTFDYLRYSKLGSGASGWITRYLLHRLRQWDVLSANRVDYFIANSHYTAQRIWRCYRREATVIYPPVNVAEFPFIPEKEDFYLTVSRLVSYKQVSLIVKAFNKLQRPLVIIGTGGEMQEIRQLANSNIQILGWQPDDVVKKYMARAKAFVYAAREDFGIALVEAQACGTPVIAYGMGGATETVRDVRFYKDTGTGIFFKMQTEAALVEAVEKFEMYQDALDPEYMRSHAAEFSPQNFAKRYLDFVDQCYQKKPNLAS; from the coding sequence GTGCCCTTGAAATATGCTCTTGTTCATGAGTGGCTGACACCAAAAGCCACTGGCGGTTCAGAACTCGTGGTGCGAGAAATCCTGAATCATATTGATGCCGATTTATACGCCCTCATTGACTTTGAGTCTCAAAATCCTGAAAGTTACTTATATCAACGTCAGATTGGCAAAACTTTTCTCCAACACCTTCCCTTAGCTCGTAATGGTATCCAAAAGTACTTGCCATTTTTACCATTGGCTATTGAACAATTGGATTTACGCCAGTACGACGTAATTTTATCTTCATCCCATGCGGTAGCTAAAGGAGTTTTGACAACTGCTGACCAATTACATATTTGCTACTGTCATAGTCCCATGCGTTACGCCTGGGACTTAACCTTCGATTATTTACGGTACAGCAAACTGGGGAGTGGTGCATCTGGGTGGATAACCCGATATTTGCTGCATCGCCTACGCCAATGGGATGTGTTAAGTGCAAATCGGGTTGACTACTTCATTGCTAATTCTCATTACACAGCTCAAAGGATCTGGCGTTGCTATCGGCGGGAAGCCACAGTTATTTATCCCCCCGTAAATGTCGCAGAATTTCCTTTCATACCTGAAAAAGAAGATTTTTATCTGACAGTTTCCCGGTTAGTAAGTTATAAACAAGTATCTCTCATTGTTAAGGCGTTTAATAAATTACAAAGACCATTAGTAATTATCGGTACAGGTGGGGAAATGCAAGAGATTCGCCAGCTAGCTAACTCTAATATTCAAATTTTGGGATGGCAACCTGATGATGTAGTTAAAAAGTATATGGCTAGAGCCAAAGCCTTTGTCTATGCTGCCCGTGAGGATTTTGGCATAGCTTTGGTGGAAGCACAAGCTTGTGGGACACCAGTAATTGCTTATGGTATGGGGGGTGCCACGGAAACTGTAAGAGATGTACGATTTTATAAAGATACAGGAACGGGTATATTTTTTAAAATGCAAACAGAAGCAGCTTTGGTGGAGGCAGTGGAAAAATTTGAAATGTATCAAGATGCACTTGACCCTGAGTATATGCGATCGCACGCTGCGGAGTTTTCCCCACAAAACTTTGCCAAGCGCTATCTAGATTTTGTAGACCAGTGTTATCAAAAAAAGCCTAATTTAGCAAGTTAG